AGTCCCAAAGTCATCCTGCAAAACTTCAAACTAGAAAACCTGGATAACTTCAGTAAATCTACAGGAGCCACTGTTAACTTAGGCAATATCCTGTTTGATGGGCAAACTACTATTACTGACAGCTTTGATGTCTTCAATGCCAACTCCACTCAAAGCACAATCTTCAACAAGAACACAGTCACCTTCCTTAACGATCTGAACAACAACGTCAAGGGTTTTGACAACTCAGATGATGTAATAAATGGTCAGGGGGGTAACGATATCATTGACGGATTGAGTGGCAACGACCTTTTAAGAGGTGGTACGGGGAATGATACGCTCTACGGTGGTGCAGGTAACGATACCTTGAATGCTAGTGGTTCAACAGGTGATAATCTACTCAATGGCGGCGATGGCAATGATTTTCTCTACGCCTTTGGCTACCACTACGAATCCACCGATCCCCCACAAATCAACGACCTTCTCTCATCAGGCAATAATACCCTCAATGGTGGTGCTGGTGACGATACCTTGAATGCTAGCGGTTCAACAGGTGATAATCTACTCAATGGCGGCGATGGCAATGATTCTATCTCCATTTCTGGCTTTACTGAAGACATCCCTACTTTCGGCGGTGACTTGTTCCGTGACACTTATTCATTAGGCAATAACACTCTCAACGGTGGCGCAGGTAACGATACCTTGAATGCTAGCGGTTCAACAGGTGATAATCTACTCAATGGCGGCGATGGCAATGATTCTATCTCCATTTCTGGCTTCCCCGTATATAATACTGACTATTATTACGACACTCAATCATCAGGCAATAACACCCTCAACGGTGGTGCAGGTAACGATACCTTGAATGCTAGCGGTTCAACAGGTGATAATCTACTCAATGGCGGCGATGGTAATGATTATATCTATGTAGCTAGCCGATCATCATATCCTCCTATCACCTTTTTAGTGACTCAAACAGTAGATGGGGGTAAAGGCGACGATTTGCTATCCGTCGATTACAGCAATGCTACAGGGGGGCTGACAACAACATTCAATTCCACTACTAACATTAGCTTAATTACAGCTGGTACGAATAGCCTTAGCTACAAAAATATCGAACGCTTAAATATCGTAGGTACAGCCTTCGATGACAAGATTTTGGGGAAAGATGGCAACGATACCCTCTCCACGGGTTCTGGAGGTAAAGATACTATAGATGGGGGTAAAGGCGACGATTTATTATTCATCGATTACAGCGATGCTACAGGTGGGCTGACAACAACATTCAATCCCACTACTAACATTGGCTCAATTACCGCCGGCACGGATAGCGTTAGCTACAAAAATATCGAACGATTAAATATCGTAGGTACAGCCTTCGATGACAAGATTTTGGGGAAAGATAGCAACGATACCCTCTCCACGGGTTCTGGAGGTAAAGATACTATAGATGGGGGTAAAGGCGACGATGTATTGTCTGTCGATTACAGCGATGCTACAGGTGGGCTGACAACAACATTCAATCCCACTACTAACATTGGCTCAATTACCGCCGGCACGGATAGCGTTAGCTACAAAAATATTGAACGATTAAATATCTTAGGTACAGCCTTCGATGACAATATTGTGGGGAAAGATGGCAACGATACCCTCTCTGGGGATAGTGGCAATGATACCCTAACTGGTAGCAAAGGAAAGGATACATTTGTTTACGACAATAGTTATGACACTGGCAACTACCGCTCCCTTGGGACTGATACCATTACCGATTTTGGTGGCGTGGGTAAAGGTTCAAATCCCTCAGCTAGTGTGATTAACTCCTTAGACACCTTGCAATATACAGGCGCTCAATTCACTGCTCAAAATCTACAATTAACTCAAAATGGCAATAACTTAGAAATCACTTTTGAAGATGATTACTATAATAACAAAGTCATTCTGCAAAACTTCAAATTAGAAAACCTGGATAATTTGCCAGCAACTTCTTCACGATCTGCTATTGGCAATATCTTGTTTGATGGACAAACCAGTATCACCGACAGTTTTGATGTGTTTGATGCTAATTCTACTCAAACTACCCTCCTCAAGAGGAACACTGTTACTTTCCTCAATGACCTCGATAACAATATTATAGGTTTTGACAACTCCAATGATGTCATCAATGGTCAAGGTGGTGACGACATCATCAACGGCAAAAGTGGTAATGACATCCTCAGAGGTGGTGCGGGAAATGATACTCTGATTGGTGGTGCAGGAAATGATACTCTCGAAAGTGATACAGGTAATAATATCCTTGATGGTGGTGTAGGTGACGACGTATTGAATGCTAGCGGTTCAACAGGCAATAACACCCTCAATGGTGGTATTGGTGATGATAATTTGAGTGCTAGCGGTTCAACAGGTAATAACACCCTTAACGGAGGCGCTGGTGATGATACCTTGAATGTTAGCACTTCAACAGGTAATAACCTCCTCTTTGGGGGTGATGGCAATGACTATATTGTTAGCGGCTTGTTAAAATACGATGATGTCAGTTCTTTAGGCAATAACACTCTTAATGGAGGCGTTGGTGATGATACCTTGAATGTTAGCGGTTCAAAAGGTAATAACCTCGCT
This Nostoc sp. KVJ3 DNA region includes the following protein-coding sequences:
- a CDS encoding beta strand repeat-containing protein, which produces MTNIIGTNGNDTLVGSNSDDTINGKAGNDTITVNSGNDTLTGGTGKDKFIFDYRNYNYSYLAPRIITLITDFAGVGKGTKPTAGVIDEADTLIFQGTDFTAKNLLLTQNGNNVEISFETPLNIFSSPSPKVILQNFKLENLDNFSKSTGATVNLGNILFDGQTTITDSFDVFNANSTQSTIFNKNTVTFLNDLNNNVKGFDNSDDVINGQGGNDIIDGLSGNDLLRGGTGNDTLYGGAGNDTLNASGSTGDNLLNGGDGNDFLYAFGYHYESTDPPQINDLLSSGNNTLNGGAGDDTLNASGSTGDNLLNGGDGNDSISISGFTEDIPTFGGDLFRDTYSLGNNTLNGGAGNDTLNASGSTGDNLLNGGDGNDSISISGFPVYNTDYYYDTQSSGNNTLNGGAGNDTLNASGSTGDNLLNGGDGNDYIYVASRSSYPPITFLVTQTVDGGKGDDLLSVDYSNATGGLTTTFNSTTNISLITAGTNSLSYKNIERLNIVGTAFDDKILGKDGNDTLSTGSGGKDTIDGGKGDDLLFIDYSDATGGLTTTFNPTTNIGSITAGTDSVSYKNIERLNIVGTAFDDKILGKDSNDTLSTGSGGKDTIDGGKGDDVLSVDYSDATGGLTTTFNPTTNIGSITAGTDSVSYKNIERLNILGTAFDDNIVGKDGNDTLSGDSGNDTLTGSKGKDTFVYDNSYDTGNYRSLGTDTITDFGGVGKGSNPSASVINSLDTLQYTGAQFTAQNLQLTQNGNNLEITFEDDYYNNKVILQNFKLENLDNLPATSSRSAIGNILFDGQTSITDSFDVFDANSTQTTLLKRNTVTFLNDLDNNIIGFDNSNDVINGQGGDDIINGKSGNDILRGGAGNDTLIGGAGNDTLESDTGNNILDGGVGDDVLNASGSTGNNTLNGGIGDDNLSASGSTGNNTLNGGAGDDTLNVSTSTGNNLLFGGDGNDYIVSGLLKYDDVSSLGNNTLNGGVGDDTLNVSGSKGNNLADGGDGNDLFYVSTTSSDIAPSDLITQTIDGGKGDDLLFIDYSNATKGITSIFNATTNTGTITAGINSVSYKNIEGLNVVGTAYDDNIAGSNGNDTLSGGYGGKDTIDGGKGDDLLFINYNNATKGITSIFNATTNTGTITAGINSVSYKNIEGLNVVGTYYNDNIVGSNGNDTLSGGSGGNDTLTGGNGIDTFAFAYYNVGVDSLYDFNATNDLIQVSANGFYTGLSSGSLQKSQFTIGASASTSEERFIYNNATGALYFDADGSAANFTQVKFAQLSAGLSLTNNNFVVI